tcagaatcagtatcaggtttattttcactggcatgtgatgaaaaatttgttaacttagcagcagaagttcaatgcaatacataacctagcagaggaaataataataataataataataataataataataataataataataataataataataataataaacaactaaatcagttacaatatacatatattgaatggattttattaaatgtgcaaaaacagaaatattgtatatttttaaaaatgctgtagtgtctaaagattcaatgtccatttaggaatctgatggcagaggggaagaagctgttcctgaatcgctgagtgtgtgcgttcagacttctgtacctcctacctgatggtaacagtgagcaaagggcatgccctaggtgctggaggtccttgataatggacgctgcctttctgagacaccactccttgaagatgtcctgggtacattgtaggctagtacccaagatggagctgactagatttacaatcctctgcagcttctttcagtcctgtgcagtagttcctccataccaggcagtgatgcagcctgtcagaatgctatccatggtacaactatagaagtttttaagtgtatttgttgacatgccaaatctcttcgaacttctaataaagtatagccgctgtcttgctttctttataattacatcgatatgttgggaccaggttagatcctcagagatcttgacaccgaggaacttgtaACTGCTCActatctccacttctgatccctctatgagaattggtatgtactccttcatcttacccttcctgaagtccacaatcagctttcatcttactgacattgagtgccacaTTGTTGCTGTAGCACAAttccactaattggcatatctcactcctgtacgccctctcatcaccacctgagattctaccaacaatggatgaatcatcagcaaatttatagatggtatttgagctatgcttagccacagagtcaggtatatataaagagtagagcagtaggctaagcacacatccctgaggtgtgccagggGTGCAAATCATACTATCAGAATATCAAACTGTTGATTCCTACCAACTGTGATCCACCAGTGTGGAACAGTGTACCCTCACCCACCTCTCCATTCCTGAAGCCGGCTGATGGGTTTGTGATTCATATCATCCATGAGCTAACTGAGTGAGTGAACTGGCCTgagagctgaatggcctattgcATAATAATAACATATCATGGAAAGAGTCACATCTGCTTGTGAATCCCAAAGATTTATGACCAAGTGAAAGGAAGTTACTTAATTTTCTGTAACTTGGCTTTTCCCTGTAaaatagaggcagagagagactgtggatgctggaaatatggaacaagacacacaaaatgctggaaggactcagcaggtgaGGGAAAATCAataggtggtggtggagggtaggAAATGAACGGACCACTTTCCaagcaaagacccttcatcaggacagaaaaggaatgtgCAGAAGGCAGAATGaaggagtggggagaggggggcatCAGAAGTTAGCAAGTGATAGACAAATCCAGGTGAAGATGAAGGTAGGAAGGTGGGAgaggtgggagaaagggaatgatgtgagaagctggcatGTGATTGGTGGAGGAGGCAAAGGACTAAacaagaaggagtctgataggagaggacaatagaTGATGGACAAAAGGGAAGAAAATGTGAAAACCAGAGAGAGGAGGGTGTACGTGATGGACTGGTCATAGGGGCAGGGAGGAGAAATAGAAAGGGTACAGTGGCAGAAGGGACAAAGAAAACCATGAATCCATTGCAAGACACAccaatgctggagaagctcagcaggtcagcagcatttatagaaaagagtaaactgtcatgttttaggtcaagacccttcttttagactgaaaaggaagtggtggtggtgagggtggaggaGATGCCTGAAATAAAAGGTGAGTGGAGGTTAAAGAGGTTAGCAGGAAGCCGATAGGTGAGGCGTGTGGATGGGGAAGGtctagggctggagaagaaagaatctgatgagaggagattggaccacaggagaaagggaagaaggagggaatGCAGGGGTAAGTAATAGGTCGGGGAAATCGAGAAAAGGGAGCAGAAATTTGTTCACCGGAAAGAGAAACTTatcttcataccatcaggttggatggtactcaaacagaatataaggcattgctcaTCCACCCGAAGAGTAGCCTCTTCTTGGCACAAGACAAGGCCATAAATCAatacattggaatgggaatgggaattaaaatgtttggccaccagtaAGTCCCATTGCTTCCTTGGCACTAGCTACCTTTCTGCTTATCTTCATATCACTCTCAAACTTTGCTActatgccatcaattccattatccaaatcattgacaaaccatGTGAAAGGTagaggtcccaatactgaccctgaggaacaccactagtcactgccagtCCACCAGAAagactccttttattcccactcactgcctcctacctgtcagccattcctctattcatgccagtatctttcctgtaaagccataggattttatcttgttaagcagcctcatgtctggcaccttgtcaaatgccttctgaaaatctgactaaatgacatccactgcctctcctttatctatcctgcttgttacttcgttGAAGAACTCtaagagatttgtcaggcaagtttcTCTTCACAGagaccatgctgattttgacttattcAATCATTAGTCTCCGAGTAGCTCaaaacctcgtccttaataatagattccaacactttcccaaccactgagtctaggctaaatggcctataacttcttttcttttgcctttttCCATTCTttaagagtgcagtgacatttgcaatcatcCAGCCCTCTAGGACAGtgacagaatcaaatgattcttgaaggatcatgacCACTGCATCTGTTACCActgcaacctctttcaggactctgggatgtagtccatctggtccaggtgacctatccaccttcagacctttgagtTGCAGTTGTCATCATATTTCTATCTAAGTAACCCTTTCTAAGTtcaacattggctttcataaccTTTTCAATTTCTGAGCCTATCTGAATttacagagaaagaaagaataccagataATGATTTTCAAATATACTCTGTccacctgggtgagctgcataaagacatgtTTGAAGATACTTCTTTCTGaccaaaaaaaaagcaagaaagCAGACTGCAAATCACAGAATGTTGGGTTCTGAAACTCTAAGTAACATATTGTCTGATGTTAGAGGTTGATATCATTGCgccaagcccatccatctcatAGAAAGGCAAAAAAGCCATGAGATAGTGAATAGCTGGACTACTAATATACATTCtatccttaatcctgcttgccaaggccttcttatggccccttctagctctcctagtttcattcttgagctccttcctggcccGCTTGTTATTTTCTAgtgctctaacagtacctagaaTTTTGAACATTTCAtaagttttcttttcttcttaactagatctttaacatcctttgtacaccatggttcttttaccctatcaTCCCTTAGGTGCCTCAATAGAACttgcctatgcagaactccatacgAATGTTTCCTGatcatttaccacatttctgccatgcatttccctgagaacatctgctcccaaattacgttcccaagttcctgcctattaTAGATATTAGTATAGATACAAAATAAATATAAGGGGGGGGGTATTCAAGTGTAAGCAATCTGCATGTTACAAACTTAGGATATTTGCAACTCTTCCCACTCACGTTACTTCAGCTACTTAGTATAGAGctgggttcccaaactggggtccgcAGAGCCCCAGCTTAAAGGTTAAAATAGTTTGGGATCCCCTGGTCCAGAGGGATAATTGGTTGATGAACATTGATAGATTGTTGTTGAGCAAACATGTTAAGGTTAATGCATGCAATACATTGATGGAATCTGAGTGACTCAACAGGTTTGGGGAACCTTCAGACCATTCCTTTTCAGATCGCTTGATATTGCTGCCCACTTGTCTGCAGACAATATGTGTAAATACATTTTTCCTGCACATTGAAAACTATTTATTCTGTACTGCAATCAACATCAAAGATTTACTTGACACTAAACTTTGACTTTTCTTGCATAATTTTTAGACCAAACTGCTGTTTGGATTCATGAGTGGTAAAATTAACATGACAGAAATGAAAAGTCGATAAAATCAAATACATTTCAAAAGAATATTTCTTCATTCACAGATCAGCTTAAATAGTTATAAATCTTTTACTAATAAAAATACATTATTGTACCTCATTGAGATTACATAGAGGTCACAACAGTGTACAATGGAGCCTGATGCTAATGTATGTATCTAAGAAACATTCAAACATATATAATGAACAAAGAGATTGCACAATGCAAGATTAATCAGTCAATAGAAATGCAGAAAAACCTACTTGGAAATTGCATTGTATCTGTCCATTTGTAATCAATACCCTTTTATCCGAGCTGCAATCTGTTACTTCCGTAATAGTGCCCACGGTTATTGATCAGAAAATGTAGCTGGCAGAATGTGCTTTTACTCATGTGGAAATATAACCCTATTACTTAAAGTTATCATCTCCAGGTggacacaagagtttctgcaaatgggggaaatcttgagcaacacacactaaaagtGCTGGGAACGTTTGCAGGAACGTGGGAGTTGTGAGAGAAAGGGAGTGATGTCAGTAACTCacaggtgattggtggagcaggcAAAGGGATGAAGGTGGCATCAGATGGGAGAGACCAACAGGTCACAAAGTGAAAAAAAAGGGGGTGGGGAACCGGGGAGGGTGGGGTTGTGGGGCAGTTTAGGTGATGGACAGTTCATGAGGGCAgcgaggggaagggaaggggtaaAGTGACCAAAAGGGGAATGGAAATCATATGAATACATTCGAGAACCTTATTTTATCTGGTGCAGCTTGCACTACAGCAGTGAGACTCAATGGAGATTAGGAGCTTGCTTTGTTGAGCATTTTCTTGCCATTCACTATAACAGGTTTGATTTGCCACTGACCGACCAGTAGACTGTAATTCCCatgttcccattcccacactgacatgtTTGCCATGACTGCCTGAGGttacacacaaaatggaggaacaaTACCACACATTCCATTGTGGGAGGCTCCATCGTGGCGGTATCAACTTCGATTTCTATAAATTCCAGTACACTGTTTTCTCTTATACTTCTGGTCAAGTTACTCTCTTATGTCCCCTCCTTTCCCTGTGAAAAGTCAATCAGGTAGTTACAATTCTTTTGTGCATATCAAAGCACAAAGTCTATTATTTAATACATCTATCACAGCTGACTTATTTTCATAATAGCCTTTGCTAAATTCATGAATACTGGAAGAAAGATTCCATGGATTAACTCTGGGACATAAATTAAATTAATTCTAAAGAACATAAAAAACCATATCCCAACACAAAACAGGGTAACCTCACTCGGTCTTTTGCTTTCTTCTACATGCAATACGACAAAGTTTCTTCAGCGCTACAACCACCAGCACTATTGCCATGAGTAACATGGACAACAGTAAGACCATCACATCCACACAATAGTAAACATACCAGGGCAGTCGGTAGGATTCAGAACGCAAATGCCCTGCTCCTTTGTGTCGGGCAACATACTCAATCCAGAAAACAGCTCGCTCCATTGGCGACTGTGGTTGGTCCCGGTGGAGGGCAGAGAGTTTCTTCATGTTGTCCCGGTAAAATGTGCCATTTATCACCTCATTAAGTGCCTGTAATAGATCTGCTGAATGCATGTTTGCGACATTAAACATCTTGGCTGCACCTCGGGATTCAAGTCGGACTACATTGTCAAACTGGTCAAAAATAAGAGGCATGCCAATCATTGGCACCCCGTGGTAGATGGTTTCGTAAATGCCATTGGTACCACCATGAGAAATGAAGACTCGTGTTTTGGGGTGTCCCAGAAGGTCATTCTGAGGGATCCATTTTGTCAGTAATGTATTATTACCTACATTGGGAGGGATTTCTCCATCGTATCTCCAAATCACCTTCTGGGGTACTTGAGCAAATGCCTCAGCTATTTCCATTGTAAACTTCATTGGCAAGGAACCTACAAATGTCCCCAATGACATCACAATAAGTCCATGCTTCCCTGAGCTTTGGACAAACTCTTCAAACTCTGCCGCTAGTGGTTGGGCTGGTTTACACTGGAAGCCTCCAATGTAGACAATATTTGGCATAGTGGGTCTTGGGAATTCAAATACAAAATCGACTCTCATCAGCAACACATCAGCCCCCATGATAATAGTTTGAATGTCTGTATCTGGTCCGAGATATTGATGACAGATTTCATTATAAATTGGGTATACAACAAATTCTACAAACAGAATCTGAAAAAAATTATACATGACATTTCCTGTTCTTTGGAGAAAATTCATATTATCCGTCAAATGTGTGCCAGAAATTGGGATATAGGAAAGTGGTGATGGAGCAGAGAGGAAATGAGCTTCCCCATTTAACTGCCATCGAACATCATGCACCAGCGGGACTTTTAAATAATGAGCAAGCATTGGTCCTGTACCAAAAGCAGGATCTGTAAGTACTAAGTCAAAATTTGCACTTTCAAGTTGTCTTAACATGGTTTTGTTTTGAAAAATTGCAATACCAAAAGCTTGATTTGATTTGTGAAAAATATATACAACATCCTTCATGAAATTTAGGAACATAATATGGTCCCAAAGCGTCCCAACATTCTGTAACCTCTTCAATGACAGTTCCACAGTGCTTTCAATCATATTTTGCACAGATTTGTCATTTTTTTCTTGAATTTGAACAACAATGGATTGATAGAGATCAGGATTTTCATTCATATACCAGGATGAAGAGCAGTAAAGCATTGTGATATTGTGTCCACGGAGTTTCAGTTCTGCTGCCAGACTTTTCATATTAACCCAATGACTTCCATCCACAGGTACAACCAATATTTtagctccttgtgcaactggataaGGTAGCATGTTGCAAATAATACCAAGGGCATATGCAATctgcaatttgcttttccatcCAGGACTATCCATCTTGAGAAAAGCAGATGACAACGATCCTGTTTTCAATTGATAAAGAGATATTGGTTAATATCATACATTGACAACACAAACATTCTGAATATCATAGTTGTGTTTTTCTTTGATATCACTTTAACCCAGGGGTTCCTGACCATTTCTAATGCCATGGACCATTACCATTAAGCATGGAGTCagtggaccacaggttgggaaccctctCAGGGTGAGAATGGGGAGCACATGGTTCCTCAAACGGACACAAGTATGTGTAACAAGCTCTTCAGGCCTGTGTGCCAAGCCGGAGAGCATTAGCCTCCAAGGTTTTTAAGAgtacctgaattggttaattgtggTTTAACAAAAGACGTTAACCTTTTAGATTTCCTTGTGCTTCTCTCGAGTGACTTGCTCTTTGTAATGTAGTCTCCTAGTGCTTTCTGACTAaacttaagtttattttgatcagCTCCTGGATTCCGAGTTTCTTGTAATGATTTAAATGGAAGCCCGATTAGTGCTAACCGcggtttcaccaatcaacttccaaactatttacttcatctctccccctcccagtttcaactATCACTttatgattctctctctctcctcccccactttttaaatctactcctcgtctattttttttctccagtcctgcggaAGAGTCTCGAAGCGTCAATTCTACTTTtctccatgggtgctgcctggcctgctgcgttcctccagcatttcttgaGTGTTGCTTCCACCTCCTTACAATCCTTGTTGACGCGAGCTGCCACGCGACAACAGGTACTTACCTGAGTGTTAACAGGACCAGGTCTATTGTCCCCTGTAGGGAAGCTGACATTGGTATTGTTGCCTCGCGAGAAACTTGATTAAAATAACCGGTAACAGCCAACAAAAGCAAAAACATTAGAGTTTGTTTTTTAGCAACGGTCGAAACAATAACATCGCAAGCTACGTTCGCGTCAACCGACGGTTGAAAGTAAACCGCAACTAAAACGGCAATTGAGTGAGAATTCCCGTACATTACACCCAATATCAGGTTTATGCATATTCAAAATAACTTACATTTATAATAAATACCAAAAATGCCGACATGGATCGGTGGGACCCCCAcactagtcacagccctccagTCAGAGACTTTACATTCTCCTTCCTCGCGAAATAAGTCTGAATTCCCCTCACAAGCTCCCCCTGAATCCCATGTGAGCGAACCTTCCAATATCAGACTGCCACGTAGGACCTTATAAAGTCAAAATGGATTCCATATAGACAACTTTTAGTGCACTAATTTTATCCCAGCGCTTCCTTGCCTCCCTGCAAAGCTCGAAATGATTTTGCAGATACGACTTCCGACTGGGCTGTGCTGAATGAACTACTTCCCTTCATAGACTCTTGCTGAGTGGGCACCGGAAAGCAGAACTTAGTTCCCTAACATATTCCCTGATTTGGTAATTTTAACATGTTTATGCACAAATGTATTGTAAACATACTCAGCTTCAAGCTGGTTATAAAATGCATCCAAAAATAACTGGGATTGGAGAAGTAATTACAATTTTACATTTACTAATAAAGAACACCTCGTGAGAGATAGAAAGATTTTCTTTGATGTCATCGTGATTTCAGCAAAGGAAAAGTGACCTGGATTTTTTGGCTGTGTGGAGACAAGTCTGGGAGATTGGATCATATTCAGTGTGATACATTcactttttcttcagtcctgccaaaTGTTTTTATCAGTATGAACAATGTTGTTTGGCTTGTATCTCCTGAGTCAGTGCAGacgtcaaagtcaagtttattgccagaTGCACAACTACAAACATGCGCAGGCATGAATGAAAAAGTTGGTTTCAAGCAGCATTAGAGGCACATGTAAGCAACATTCACAGGGAAACACAAATTAAACCTAAATTTAAACTCTTGACTTTGTAATTCCATATTTCCAGGAACAGAATCATATGAACAAACTTTTAAAGTAACTTTGACCCAACTTTATTAAGAGGGTTCAAGAAATTCAAGAAGATTCCTGGAAATTTCGACTCATGAAG
The nucleotide sequence above comes from Hypanus sabinus isolate sHypSab1 chromosome 28, sHypSab1.hap1, whole genome shotgun sequence. Encoded proteins:
- the LOC132382557 gene encoding UDP-glucuronosyltransferase 2A2-like isoform X2, whose amino-acid sequence is MDSPGWKSKLQIAYALGIICNMLPYPVAQGAKILVVPVDGSHWVNMKSLAAELKLRGHNITMLYCSSSWYMNENPDLYQSIVVQIQEKNDKSVQNMIESTVELSLKRLQNVGTLWDHIMFLNFMKDVVYIFHKSNQAFGIAIFQNKTMLRQLESANFDLVLTDPAFGTGPMLAHYLKVPLVHDVRWQLNGEAHFLSAPSPLSYIPISGTHLTDNMNFLQRTGNVMYNFFQILFVEFVVYPIYNEICHQYLGPDTDIQTIIMGADVLLMRVDFVFEFPRPTMPNIVYIGGFQCKPAQPLAAEFEEFVQSSGKHGLIVMSLGTFVGSLPMKFTMEIAEAFAQVPQKVIWRYDGEIPPNVGNNTLLTKWIPQNDLLGHPKTRVFISHGGTNGIYETIYHGVPMIGMPLIFDQFDNVVRLESRGAAKMFNVANMHSADLLQALNEVINGTFYRDNMKKLSALHRDQPQSPMERAVFWIEYVARHKGAGHLRSESYRLPWERRGHKRVT
- the LOC132382557 gene encoding UDP-glucuronosyltransferase 2C1-like isoform X1 yields the protein MDSPGWKSKLQIAYALGIICNMLPYPVAQGAKILVVPVDGSHWVNMKSLAAELKLRGHNITMLYCSSSWYMNENPDLYQSIVVQIQEKNDKSVQNMIESTVELSLKRLQNVGTLWDHIMFLNFMKDVVYIFHKSNQAFGIAIFQNKTMLRQLESANFDLVLTDPAFGTGPMLAHYLKVPLVHDVRWQLNGEAHFLSAPSPLSYIPISGTHLTDNMNFLQRTGNVMYNFFQILFVEFVVYPIYNEICHQYLGPDTDIQTIIMGADVLLMRVDFVFEFPRPTMPNIVYIGGFQCKPAQPLAAEFEEFVQSSGKHGLIVMSLGTFVGSLPMKFTMEIAEAFAQVPQKVIWRYDGEIPPNVGNNTLLTKWIPQNDLLGHPKTRVFISHGGTNGIYETIYHGVPMIGMPLIFDQFDNVVRLESRGAAKMFNVANMHSADLLQALNEVINGTFYRDNMKKLSALHRDQPQSPMERAVFWIEYVARHKGAGHLRSESYRLPWYVYYCVDVMVLLLSMLLMAIVLVVVALKKLCRIACRRKQKTE